One stretch of Amycolatopsis sp. NBC_00345 DNA includes these proteins:
- a CDS encoding Lrp/AsnC family transcriptional regulator, whose amino-acid sequence MDELDSAIVRLLQEDARQTNRDIARKVGIAPSTCLERTRLLRERGVIRGYHADVDLPSLGRSVQAMVSAQVRPLSRAVIDAFQRSMAERPEVLSVFVAAGSDDFLIHVAVRDIDHLHAFLTDRLALRKEVVGFRSSIIFRHLRKPIVEELPVGRGVGTP is encoded by the coding sequence CTGGACGAACTTGATTCGGCGATCGTGCGCCTGCTGCAGGAGGACGCGCGGCAGACCAACCGGGACATCGCGCGGAAGGTCGGCATCGCGCCGTCGACCTGCCTGGAGCGCACGCGGCTGCTGCGCGAGCGCGGGGTGATCCGGGGCTACCACGCCGACGTCGACCTGCCGAGCCTCGGCCGCTCGGTGCAGGCCATGGTGTCCGCGCAGGTGCGCCCGCTCAGCCGGGCGGTGATCGACGCGTTCCAGCGGTCGATGGCGGAGCGGCCGGAAGTGCTTTCGGTGTTCGTGGCGGCGGGCAGTGACGATTTCCTCATCCACGTCGCCGTGCGCGACATCGATCACCTGCACGCTTTCCTGACCGACCGGCTCGCCCTGCGCAAGGAGGTGGTCGGGTTCCGCAGTTCGATCATCTTCCGGCATCTGCGCAAGCCGATCGTGGAGGAGCTGCCCGTCGGCCGTGGAGTGGGTACCCCCTAG
- a CDS encoding GNAT family N-acetyltransferase, with product MDVFLETERLILRRFTRDDADLLFDLYNDPAVMRYLNGGAPADRNEITALDLPAFLGYYPRFPGYGFWAALDRAALDQESRGFLGWFHFRPQPDDPLDEPELGYRLHRAAWGRGYATEGSRALLAKGFTDLGASRVTAATLTANLGSRRVLEKIGLRHLRTTPADEHDTAEGAERGVREYAITRAEWAALQQ from the coding sequence ATGGACGTGTTCCTGGAGACCGAGCGGCTGATTCTGCGCCGCTTCACCCGCGATGACGCGGATCTGCTGTTCGACCTCTACAACGACCCCGCCGTGATGCGTTATCTCAATGGCGGCGCGCCGGCCGACCGTAACGAGATCACCGCACTTGATCTCCCCGCATTCCTGGGTTACTACCCGCGTTTCCCCGGTTACGGCTTCTGGGCAGCACTCGACCGGGCAGCACTCGACCAGGAGTCACGCGGCTTCCTGGGCTGGTTCCACTTCCGCCCACAACCGGACGACCCGCTGGACGAACCCGAACTCGGCTACCGCCTGCACCGCGCGGCCTGGGGCCGCGGCTACGCGACGGAAGGCTCCCGCGCCTTGCTGGCGAAGGGTTTCACGGACCTGGGCGCGAGCCGCGTCACCGCCGCCACCCTCACCGCGAACCTGGGCTCACGCCGCGTCCTGGAGAAGATCGGGCTACGCCACCTGCGCACCACCCCGGCCGACGAGCACGACACCGCCGAAGGCGCCGAACGCGGGGTGCGCGAGTACGCCATCACCCGCGCCGAATGGGCCGCACTGCAACAGTGA
- a CDS encoding YigZ family protein, translated as MTDRYLSVPSPGLHEIEIRRSRFLCALAPVAGEAAAREAIAARRKAEPAARHHCHAFVLGPDGRTQRSSDDGEPAGTAGIPMLEVLRRRAVTDTVAVVSRHFGGVLLGAGGLIRAYGQAVSEALDAVGVVEYRRLRLVDVEVDYTRAGRMENDLRSSSYTVKETRFDATAHFAVGLGVGEEEPFAAWLADLTGGEAVLTRLGEEWVRSV; from the coding sequence ATGACTGATCGTTATCTCTCCGTGCCGAGTCCGGGACTGCACGAGATCGAGATCCGGCGCTCCCGCTTCCTCTGCGCCCTCGCCCCGGTGGCCGGCGAAGCCGCCGCGCGCGAGGCGATCGCGGCCCGGCGCAAGGCCGAACCGGCGGCGCGGCACCACTGTCACGCCTTTGTCCTCGGCCCGGACGGCCGGACCCAGCGCTCCAGCGACGACGGCGAACCCGCCGGCACCGCGGGCATCCCGATGCTGGAGGTACTGCGGCGGCGCGCGGTCACGGACACGGTCGCGGTGGTGTCCCGTCACTTCGGCGGGGTGCTGCTGGGCGCGGGCGGCTTGATCCGCGCGTACGGGCAGGCGGTGTCGGAGGCCTTGGACGCGGTCGGTGTTGTCGAGTACCGGCGGCTGCGCCTCGTCGACGTCGAGGTCGACTACACCCGCGCGGGCCGCATGGAGAACGACCTGCGCTCGTCGTCGTACACGGTGAAGGAGACCCGCTTCGACGCCACTGCCCACTTCGCGGTCGGCCTCGGCGTGGGTGAGGAGGAGCCGTTCGCCGCCTGGCTCGCGGACCTCACCGGCGGCGAGGCGGTACTGACCCGGCTGGGGGAGGAATGGGTGCGCTCGGTCTGA
- the gltB gene encoding glutamate synthase large subunit: MTHRASSGSSTPALAGLYDPSYEHDACGVAFVADLAGRRDHQIVAKALVALRNLEHRGARGAEPDTGDGAGLLIQVPDAFYREVAGFTLPEEGAYAVGTAFLPQDEKRRGHAMTTIERIAAEEDMRVVGWRELPVDTAHCGPTAAETMPHFTQLFLAGRRQNREGLALERAAFCVRKRAEHELVEDDVYFPSLSSRTIVYKGMLTEGQVERFFLDLTDERVTSAIGLVHSRFSTNTFPSWPLAHPYRYVAHNGEINTLKGNRNWMDAREALLETDLVPGDLKRVYPVITRGASDSASFDEVLELLHLGGRSLPHSVLMMIPEAWENHQEMDPARRAFYEFHSTLMEPWDGPALVAFTDGTQIGAVLDRNGLRPGRYWVTDDGLVVLASEVGVLELDQSTIIRKGRLEPGRMFLVDTAEGRIVEDEEIKGELATAHPYDEWVDAGLLRLEDLPERDREVPLHAALVRRQQSFGYTEEELETILEPMARTGAEPVGSMGNDSPLAPLSSRSRPLFDYFIQLFAQVTNPPLDSIREELITALGTQIGAEPNLLEAGAASCRRIVLPFPVLDNDQLAKLVHVNDDGTLPEFQAVTVLGRYNVHGGGEALVQRLDEIRSEVSEAIEDGARLIVLSDRGVDENHAAIPSLLLTGAVHHHLVREKTRTQVGLIVEAGDAREVHHIALLVGYGVAAVNPYLAMATVEEMAHQGLIPGVTGKQATTNLIKALGKGVRKTMSKMGVSTVASYTGAQIFEAVGLGAEVVDTCFTGTTSRLGGIGFDTIADEVEQRHRRAFPADGVRPSHRELETGADYQWRREGEPHLFNPQTVFKLQHSTRSGKYEVFKEYTKAVNDQSEKLQTLRGLFDFKYGDRTPVPIEEVEPVSEIVKRFATGAISYGSISMEMHQTLAIAMNRIGGKSNTGEGGEDAERLYDPERRSAVKQVASGRFGVTSEYLVNADDIQIKMAQGAKPGEGGQLPGTKVYPWIAKTRYSTPGVGLISPPPHHDIYSIEDLAQLIHDLKNANPAARIHVKLVSEVGVGTVAAGVSKAHADVVLISGHDGGTGASPLSSIKHAGGPWELGLAETQQTLLANRLRDRIVVQTDGQLKTGRDVMIAALLGAEEFGFATAPLVVSGCVMMRVCHLDTCPVGVATQNPKLREKFSGKAEYVVNFFQFIAQEVREYLAELGFRSIAEAVGHAEVLDKRQAVDHWKAAGLDLSPIFHVPELAPRAARHQQVAQDHGLDKALDNTLIQLAEGALSSGDKVRLELPVRNVNRTVGTMLGSELTKKWGGEGLPDDTIDVTFTGTAGQSFGAFVPKGITLRLYGDGNDYVGKGLSGGRLVVRPDKTAVIAAEDHIIAGNVIGYGATSGEIFIRGKAGERFCVRNSGALAVVEGVGDHGVEYMTGGRVVVLGGVGRNFAAGMSGGIAYVLDLPVHRVNPEMVDIDPLDSEDADFLRETVEKHYNETESAVARELLADWDAAVDRFGKVMPKDYKRVLAAQVQAERDGRDVNEAIMEAAHG; the protein is encoded by the coding sequence GTGACCCACCGTGCCAGTTCCGGTTCCAGCACACCGGCCCTCGCGGGTCTGTACGACCCTTCTTACGAGCACGACGCCTGTGGCGTCGCGTTCGTCGCCGACCTCGCCGGTCGCCGAGATCATCAGATCGTGGCGAAAGCCTTGGTCGCGCTCAGGAATCTGGAGCATCGCGGGGCGCGTGGCGCCGAACCCGACACCGGCGACGGCGCCGGTCTGCTGATCCAGGTGCCCGACGCGTTCTACCGTGAGGTCGCCGGCTTCACGCTGCCCGAAGAGGGCGCTTACGCCGTCGGTACCGCTTTCCTGCCCCAGGACGAAAAACGCCGCGGTCACGCCATGACCACCATCGAGCGGATCGCCGCCGAGGAGGACATGCGCGTGGTGGGCTGGCGCGAGCTGCCCGTCGACACCGCGCACTGCGGGCCCACCGCGGCCGAGACCATGCCGCACTTCACGCAGCTCTTCCTGGCCGGGCGCCGTCAGAACCGCGAGGGCCTCGCCCTGGAGCGCGCCGCCTTCTGCGTGCGCAAGCGCGCCGAGCACGAGCTCGTGGAAGACGACGTCTACTTCCCCTCCCTGTCCTCGCGCACGATCGTCTACAAGGGAATGCTCACCGAGGGCCAGGTCGAGCGGTTCTTCCTCGACCTGACCGACGAGCGCGTGACGAGCGCCATCGGCCTGGTGCACTCCCGCTTCTCCACCAACACCTTCCCGTCGTGGCCGCTCGCGCACCCGTACCGGTACGTGGCACACAACGGCGAAATCAACACCCTCAAGGGCAACCGCAACTGGATGGACGCCCGCGAAGCGCTGCTGGAGACGGATCTCGTCCCCGGCGACCTCAAGCGCGTCTACCCGGTGATCACCCGCGGGGCCAGCGACTCCGCCTCGTTCGACGAGGTGCTCGAACTCCTGCACCTCGGCGGGCGGTCGCTGCCGCACTCCGTGCTGATGATGATCCCGGAAGCCTGGGAGAACCACCAGGAAATGGACCCCGCGCGACGGGCGTTCTACGAGTTCCACTCCACGCTGATGGAGCCGTGGGACGGCCCCGCGCTGGTGGCGTTCACCGACGGCACGCAGATCGGCGCGGTGCTCGACCGCAACGGCCTGCGCCCCGGCCGCTACTGGGTGACCGACGACGGCCTCGTCGTGCTCGCCAGTGAGGTCGGCGTGCTGGAGCTGGACCAGTCCACGATCATCCGCAAGGGGCGGCTGGAGCCGGGCCGGATGTTCCTCGTCGACACGGCCGAGGGCCGGATCGTCGAGGACGAGGAGATCAAGGGCGAGCTGGCCACCGCGCACCCGTACGACGAATGGGTCGACGCCGGGCTGCTGCGCCTGGAAGACCTTCCCGAGCGCGACCGCGAAGTACCGCTGCACGCCGCGCTCGTCCGGCGCCAGCAGTCCTTCGGCTACACCGAAGAAGAGCTGGAAACCATCCTCGAGCCGATGGCCCGCACCGGCGCGGAGCCGGTCGGCTCGATGGGCAACGACTCGCCGCTCGCGCCGCTCTCGTCGCGCTCGCGGCCGCTGTTCGACTACTTCATCCAGCTCTTCGCCCAGGTGACGAACCCGCCGCTGGACTCCATCCGGGAAGAGCTGATCACGGCGCTCGGCACGCAGATCGGCGCGGAGCCGAACTTGCTCGAAGCCGGCGCCGCGTCGTGCCGCCGCATCGTGCTGCCGTTCCCCGTGCTGGACAACGACCAGCTGGCGAAGCTGGTGCACGTCAACGACGACGGCACGCTGCCGGAGTTCCAGGCTGTCACCGTGCTCGGCCGCTACAACGTGCACGGCGGCGGCGAAGCGCTTGTGCAGCGGCTCGACGAGATCCGCAGCGAGGTGTCCGAGGCGATCGAGGACGGCGCGCGGCTGATCGTGCTGTCCGACCGCGGCGTCGACGAGAACCACGCCGCGATCCCGTCGCTGCTGCTCACCGGCGCGGTGCACCACCACCTGGTCCGTGAGAAGACACGCACGCAGGTCGGCCTCATCGTCGAGGCGGGCGACGCGCGCGAGGTGCACCACATCGCGCTGCTCGTCGGCTACGGCGTGGCCGCGGTGAACCCGTACCTGGCGATGGCGACGGTCGAGGAAATGGCGCACCAGGGCCTGATCCCGGGCGTCACCGGCAAGCAGGCGACCACGAACCTGATCAAGGCGCTGGGCAAGGGCGTGCGGAAGACGATGTCCAAAATGGGCGTCTCCACCGTCGCTTCCTACACCGGCGCGCAGATCTTCGAGGCGGTCGGGCTGGGCGCCGAGGTCGTCGACACCTGTTTCACCGGCACCACCTCGCGGCTCGGCGGCATCGGGTTCGACACGATCGCCGACGAGGTCGAACAGCGCCACCGCCGGGCCTTCCCGGCCGACGGCGTCCGCCCGAGCCACCGCGAGCTGGAGACCGGCGCGGACTACCAGTGGCGCCGCGAAGGCGAGCCGCACCTGTTCAACCCGCAGACCGTTTTCAAGCTGCAGCACTCCACTCGCAGCGGGAAGTACGAGGTCTTCAAGGAGTACACGAAGGCCGTCAACGACCAGTCGGAGAAGCTGCAGACGCTGCGCGGGCTGTTCGACTTCAAGTACGGCGACCGGACGCCGGTGCCGATCGAAGAGGTCGAGCCGGTGTCGGAGATCGTCAAGCGGTTCGCCACCGGCGCCATCTCCTACGGCTCGATCTCGATGGAGATGCACCAGACGCTGGCCATCGCGATGAACCGGATCGGCGGCAAGTCGAACACCGGCGAGGGCGGCGAGGACGCCGAACGGCTTTACGACCCCGAACGGCGCTCCGCCGTGAAGCAGGTCGCCAGCGGCCGGTTCGGCGTGACGAGCGAATACCTGGTCAACGCCGACGACATCCAGATCAAGATGGCGCAGGGCGCGAAGCCCGGCGAGGGCGGGCAGCTGCCCGGCACGAAGGTGTACCCGTGGATCGCGAAGACGCGGTACTCGACGCCGGGCGTCGGCCTGATTTCCCCGCCGCCGCACCACGACATCTATTCGATCGAAGACCTCGCCCAGCTGATCCACGACCTGAAGAACGCCAACCCGGCCGCGCGCATCCATGTGAAGCTCGTGTCCGAGGTCGGCGTCGGCACGGTCGCGGCCGGTGTGTCCAAGGCGCACGCGGACGTCGTGCTGATCTCCGGCCACGACGGCGGGACGGGCGCTTCGCCGCTGTCGTCCATCAAGCACGCGGGCGGCCCGTGGGAGCTGGGCCTGGCCGAAACGCAGCAGACGCTGCTGGCCAACCGGCTGCGCGACCGGATCGTGGTGCAGACCGACGGCCAGCTCAAGACCGGCCGTGACGTGATGATCGCCGCGCTGCTCGGCGCCGAGGAGTTCGGCTTCGCGACCGCGCCGCTGGTGGTTTCGGGCTGCGTCATGATGCGCGTCTGCCACCTCGACACCTGCCCGGTGGGCGTCGCGACGCAGAACCCCAAGCTGCGCGAGAAGTTCAGCGGCAAGGCCGAGTACGTGGTGAACTTCTTCCAGTTCATCGCGCAGGAGGTCCGGGAGTACCTGGCGGAGCTGGGTTTCCGGTCCATCGCCGAGGCCGTGGGCCACGCCGAGGTGCTCGACAAGCGCCAGGCCGTCGACCACTGGAAGGCGGCCGGGCTCGACCTGTCGCCGATCTTCCACGTGCCGGAGCTGGCCCCGCGGGCGGCGCGGCACCAGCAGGTGGCGCAGGACCACGGGCTGGACAAGGCGCTCGACAACACGCTGATCCAGCTGGCCGAGGGCGCGCTGTCCTCGGGTGACAAGGTGCGGCTGGAACTGCCGGTGCGCAACGTCAACCGCACCGTCGGCACCATGCTCGGCTCCGAGCTGACGAAGAAGTGGGGCGGCGAGGGCCTGCCGGACGACACCATCGACGTCACCTTCACCGGCACCGCGGGCCAGTCGTTCGGCGCGTTCGTGCCGAAGGGCATCACGCTGCGGCTCTACGGCGACGGCAACGACTACGTCGGCAAGGGCCTCTCCGGCGGACGGCTCGTCGTGCGCCCCGACAAGACCGCAGTGATCGCCGCCGAGGACCACATCATCGCGGGCAACGTGATCGGCTACGGCGCCACCAGCGGTGAGATCTTCATCCGCGGCAAGGCCGGCGAGCGGTTCTGCGTGCGCAACTCCGGCGCGCTGGCCGTCGTCGAGGGCGTCGGCGACCACGGCGTCGAATACATGACGGGCGGCCGGGTCGTGGTGCTCGGCGGCGTCGGGCGCAACTTCGCGGCCGGCATGTCCGGCGGCATCGCGTACGTGCTGGACCTGCCGGTGCACCGGGTGAACCCGGAGATGGTCGACATCGACCCGCTCGACTCCGAGGACGCCGACTTCCTGCGCGAAACCGTCGAAAAGCATTACAACGAAACGGAATCCGCGGTCGCGCGCGAGCTGCTCGCCGACTGGGACGCCGCCGTCGACCGGTTCGGCAAGGTCATGCCGAAGGACTACAAGCGTGTGCTCGCCGCTCAGGTGCAGGCGGAGCGGGACGGGCGTGATGTGAACGAGGCGATCATGGAGGCCGCACATGGCTGA
- a CDS encoding glutamate synthase subunit beta gives MADPKGFMTTTREEPKRRPVDLRLMDWREVYEDFASTKLEKQAGRCMDCGIPFCHQGCPLGNLIPEWNTLVWREDWQEAAERLHATNNFPEFTGTLCPAPCETACVLGINDDPVTIKRVEISIIDRAFAEGWVTPQVPVTKTGKKVAVIGSGPSGLAAAQQLTRAGHSVVVFERADKIGGLLRYGIPAFKMEKHRLDRRIEQMRAEGTEFRTSVDVGADLTVDELRSSHDAVVLAGGATAWRDLPIDGRELNGIHQAMEFLPPANRVAAGELDASPYSAEGLDVVVIGGGDTGADCVGTSHRQGAKSVTQLEIMPRPPESRADAHPWPTYPMIYRVSSAHEEGGERLYSVNTQEFLSDADGRVRALKLVEVRNEGGKFVPVEGTETELPAQLVLLAMGFLGPQREGLIEDLGVELDPRGNVARDKDFRTSLDNVFVAGDMGRGQSLIVWAIAEGRSCAAGVDAFLTGRGFLPAPIAPTDRPLS, from the coding sequence ATGGCTGACCCCAAGGGCTTTATGACCACCACTCGCGAGGAGCCGAAGCGCCGTCCGGTCGATCTGCGGCTGATGGACTGGCGCGAGGTCTACGAGGACTTCGCGTCGACGAAGCTGGAGAAGCAGGCCGGGCGCTGTATGGACTGCGGCATCCCGTTCTGTCACCAGGGCTGTCCGCTGGGGAACCTGATCCCCGAGTGGAACACCTTGGTGTGGCGGGAAGACTGGCAGGAGGCGGCCGAGCGGCTGCACGCCACCAACAACTTCCCGGAGTTCACCGGCACGCTGTGCCCCGCGCCGTGCGAGACCGCGTGTGTGCTGGGCATCAACGACGACCCGGTGACGATCAAGCGGGTCGAGATCTCCATCATCGACCGGGCCTTCGCCGAAGGCTGGGTCACGCCGCAGGTGCCGGTCACGAAAACGGGCAAGAAGGTCGCTGTGATCGGCTCCGGCCCGTCCGGGCTCGCCGCGGCGCAGCAGCTGACGCGCGCGGGCCACAGTGTGGTGGTCTTCGAGCGGGCCGACAAGATCGGCGGGCTGCTGCGTTACGGCATCCCCGCGTTCAAGATGGAGAAGCACCGGCTCGACCGGCGGATCGAGCAGATGCGGGCCGAGGGCACGGAGTTCCGGACCTCGGTGGACGTCGGCGCCGACCTCACGGTGGACGAGCTGCGGTCGTCCCACGACGCCGTGGTGCTGGCGGGCGGCGCGACGGCGTGGCGCGACCTGCCGATCGACGGCCGCGAGCTGAACGGCATCCACCAGGCGATGGAGTTCCTGCCGCCGGCGAACCGGGTCGCCGCGGGTGAGCTGGACGCGTCGCCGTATTCCGCGGAGGGCCTCGACGTCGTGGTCATCGGCGGCGGTGACACGGGCGCGGACTGCGTCGGCACCTCGCACCGCCAGGGCGCGAAGTCGGTGACACAGCTGGAAATCATGCCGCGGCCGCCGGAGTCGCGCGCGGACGCGCACCCGTGGCCGACGTACCCGATGATCTACCGCGTCTCCTCGGCCCACGAGGAAGGCGGCGAGCGGCTGTATTCGGTGAACACGCAGGAGTTCCTGAGTGACGCCGACGGCCGGGTGCGCGCGCTGAAGCTCGTCGAGGTGCGCAACGAGGGCGGCAAGTTCGTCCCGGTGGAGGGCACCGAGACCGAGCTGCCGGCCCAGCTGGTGCTGCTGGCCATGGGTTTCCTGGGCCCGCAGCGCGAAGGCCTGATCGAGGACCTCGGCGTGGAGCTCGACCCGCGTGGCAATGTCGCGCGGGACAAGGACTTCCGCACGAGCCTCGACAACGTCTTCGTGGCGGGCGACATGGGCCGGGGCCAGTCGCTCATCGTGTGGGCCATCGCGGAGGGCCGCTCCTGCGCCGCCGGCGTCGACGCCTTCCTGACCGGCCGGGGCTTCCTGCCCGCCCCGATCGCCCCGACGGACCGGCCGCTCTCCTGA
- a CDS encoding transposase family protein has product MSQQPAEGFDPISYQVTLPLSRQTLQMVAELIRTRRRQMRSRWRKAGPAGQALVVLAVLRHDQRLADISGGNGVSASTVRRWVLEVITLLAARARRLGRVLRRLAAQAAVVVLVDGTLIRTRRRAGTANRPNYSGKHKQHGLVVLGLSDEQGRLLWVSAVLAGKTADITAARRLRVRDRLHEHDLTPAGDKGFHGWHKDVRDTRDCFRCGGLCEQIVLTPYKAQANRPLTTGQKQANAAFSGMRCAVEGGFAALKAWRILTKVRMDARHVTTLVRALLVLVEHEQSVRDTARPAAV; this is encoded by the coding sequence GTGAGTCAACAACCCGCCGAGGGCTTCGACCCCATTTCCTATCAGGTCACCCTTCCCCTGTCGCGACAGACCCTGCAGATGGTCGCCGAGTTGATCCGCACCCGTCGCCGGCAGATGCGGTCGCGGTGGCGTAAAGCCGGCCCTGCCGGGCAGGCGCTGGTGGTGCTGGCGGTGCTGCGCCACGACCAGCGCCTGGCCGACATCAGCGGTGGTAACGGTGTCTCAGCGAGCACGGTGCGGCGCTGGGTGCTGGAAGTCATCACGCTGCTCGCCGCCCGGGCCCGACGGCTGGGACGGGTCCTGCGGCGGCTGGCCGCCCAGGCAGCGGTGGTGGTGCTGGTGGACGGGACGCTGATCCGGACCCGTCGCCGCGCCGGCACCGCCAACCGACCCAATTACAGCGGTAAACACAAACAACACGGGCTGGTGGTGCTCGGGCTGAGCGATGAACAGGGCCGGTTGCTGTGGGTGTCGGCGGTCCTGGCGGGTAAGACCGCCGATATCACCGCTGCACGTCGGTTGCGGGTCCGTGACCGGTTGCATGAGCACGATCTGACCCCGGCCGGCGACAAGGGTTTCCATGGCTGGCACAAAGACGTCCGCGACACCCGCGACTGCTTTCGGTGTGGTGGGTTGTGTGAGCAGATCGTGCTTACGCCGTACAAAGCTCAGGCCAACCGGCCGTTGACGACGGGGCAGAAGCAGGCGAACGCGGCGTTCAGCGGGATGCGCTGTGCGGTGGAGGGTGGCTTCGCCGCCCTGAAAGCTTGGCGGATTTTGACCAAGGTTCGGATGGATGCCCGTCATGTCACGACGTTGGTGCGGGCTCTGCTCGTGCTTGTGGAGCACGAGCAGAGCGTCCGCGACACTGCCCGGCCCGCCGCGGTTTGA
- a CDS encoding Dyp-type peroxidase: MAVDLTTTLAWTTASGDAATMLDELQPNILKAHARDHLSALFLQFGDKKHAGEAKGFLAALANQQMKSAKTQLQEISTFKAAGTGGTPYVGVGLTAAGYRALGVRQVPQDESFLRGMRDPATRQKLADPPRSTFDPGYHGEIHAVVLIGDATDGAMTARRNEVLALLPDSVTVLAEEAGLGRTNSRGEGIEHFGYVDGRSQPLFLAEDVDAEKNSTDGINVWDPSAPLSQVLVADVAAPDPAVHFGSYFVFRKLEQNVRRFKQAELDLADTLGLTGDDRERAGAMIIGRFEDGTPLTTQREDGAESPVSNNFTFDSDLAAGKCPFQAHIRKTNPRGSGGFEEPADERLHLMARRGVPYGERADDPNGDVPPAQRPSGGVGLLFMAFNSALGNQFEFTQATWADNPGFPKAPVKPGLDPVIGQGPRESSEYVPGWGGTTTVTAPPVPQAVTCKGGDYFFMPSLAFLRALA; the protein is encoded by the coding sequence ATGGCTGTCGATCTGACCACCACTCTGGCCTGGACCACGGCGAGCGGCGACGCCGCCACGATGCTCGACGAGCTCCAGCCCAACATCCTGAAGGCACACGCCCGCGACCATCTGTCGGCGCTGTTCCTGCAGTTCGGCGACAAGAAGCACGCCGGCGAGGCGAAGGGTTTCCTGGCGGCGCTGGCGAACCAGCAGATGAAGTCCGCGAAGACGCAGCTGCAGGAGATCAGCACGTTCAAGGCCGCGGGCACCGGGGGGACGCCGTACGTCGGCGTCGGGCTGACCGCCGCGGGGTACCGGGCGCTCGGCGTGAGGCAGGTGCCGCAGGACGAGTCGTTCCTACGCGGCATGCGCGACCCGGCGACGCGGCAGAAGCTCGCCGACCCGCCGCGGTCCACCTTCGATCCCGGCTACCACGGCGAAATCCACGCCGTGGTCCTGATCGGCGACGCCACCGACGGGGCGATGACCGCGCGCCGCAACGAGGTTCTGGCCCTGCTGCCGGATTCCGTCACCGTGCTCGCCGAAGAGGCGGGCCTGGGCCGGACCAACTCGCGCGGCGAGGGCATCGAGCACTTCGGCTACGTCGACGGCCGCAGCCAGCCGCTGTTCCTGGCCGAGGACGTGGACGCGGAGAAGAACTCCACCGACGGCATCAACGTCTGGGACCCGTCGGCCCCGCTCTCGCAGGTGCTGGTGGCCGACGTCGCGGCGCCGGACCCGGCCGTGCACTTCGGCAGCTACTTCGTGTTCCGCAAGCTGGAGCAGAACGTGCGGCGGTTCAAGCAGGCCGAGCTCGACCTGGCCGACACGCTCGGGCTCACGGGCGACGACCGCGAGCGCGCGGGCGCCATGATCATCGGCCGGTTCGAGGACGGCACCCCGCTCACCACGCAGCGCGAGGACGGCGCGGAAAGCCCGGTGTCCAACAACTTCACCTTCGACAGCGACCTCGCGGCCGGCAAGTGCCCGTTCCAGGCTCACATCCGCAAGACGAACCCGCGTGGCAGCGGCGGGTTCGAGGAGCCCGCGGACGAGCGCCTGCACCTGATGGCGCGCCGCGGCGTGCCCTACGGCGAGCGCGCCGACGACCCGAACGGCGACGTGCCGCCGGCCCAGCGCCCGTCCGGCGGCGTCGGGCTGCTGTTCATGGCGTTCAACTCGGCGCTGGGCAACCAGTTCGAGTTCACGCAGGCGACCTGGGCGGACAACCCGGGCTTCCCGAAGGCGCCGGTGAAGCCGGGCCTCGACCCGGTGATCGGCCAGGGCCCGCGGGAATCCTCGGAGTACGTCCCGGGCTGGGGCGGCACCACCACGGTCACCGCGCCGCCGGTGCCGCAGGCCGTCACCTGCAAGGGCGGCGACTACTTCTTCATGCCGTCACTGGCGTTCCTGCGCGCACTCGCCTGA
- a CDS encoding ROK family protein, giving the protein MADLVAALDVGGTTVKAALLDGDLNVLATQRVTTARSADGTALAEQVAEVVSVLAEQAGTGAPGAVGVVVPGIVDEQARVARFSANLDWRDVPFGELLESRLGLPVAFGHDVSAGGLAEFRVGAGQGCTDAAFIAVGTGIAAALMLDGRLYRAHGLAGEVGHIDVGHRIVCGCGATGCLEAISSASAIARRYTEHTGRPADGAQPVVDAARHGDEAAVAVVSDALDGLGHGIRTLLTLLAPEVVVLGGGLFTAADYVLDPVRDWLASGLTFQRMPELRLAKLGDEAGRLGAGLLALDLLAARR; this is encoded by the coding sequence ATGGCTGATTTGGTGGCGGCATTGGACGTGGGCGGCACGACCGTGAAAGCGGCCCTGCTCGACGGTGACCTCAACGTGCTCGCGACGCAGCGGGTCACGACGGCCCGCAGCGCGGACGGCACGGCGCTGGCCGAACAGGTGGCGGAGGTCGTCTCGGTGCTCGCGGAGCAGGCCGGGACGGGCGCGCCGGGCGCGGTCGGCGTGGTCGTGCCGGGGATCGTCGACGAGCAGGCGCGCGTCGCGCGGTTCTCCGCGAACCTGGACTGGCGCGACGTGCCCTTCGGCGAGCTGCTGGAGAGCCGGCTCGGGCTGCCGGTGGCGTTCGGGCACGACGTGAGCGCGGGCGGGCTGGCCGAGTTCCGCGTCGGCGCCGGGCAGGGCTGCACGGACGCGGCGTTCATCGCCGTCGGCACCGGCATCGCGGCCGCGCTGATGCTGGACGGGCGGCTGTACCGGGCACACGGGCTGGCCGGCGAGGTCGGGCACATCGACGTCGGGCACCGCATCGTCTGCGGCTGCGGCGCGACGGGCTGTCTCGAGGCGATCTCCTCGGCGTCGGCCATCGCGCGGCGCTACACCGAGCACACCGGCCGTCCCGCGGACGGCGCGCAACCCGTGGTCGACGCGGCCCGGCACGGCGACGAAGCGGCCGTCGCCGTCGTCTCCGACGCCCTCGACGGGCTGGGCCACGGCATCCGGACCCTGCTGACGCTGCTGGCGCCGGAGGTCGTGGTGCTCGGCGGCGGCCTGTTCACCGCGGCCGATTACGTGCTGGATCCGGTGCGCGACTGGCTCGCCTCGGGGCTGACCTTCCAGCGGATGCCGGAGCTGCGCCTGGCCAAGCTCGGCGACGAGGCCGGACGGCTCGGCGCCGGGCTGCTCGCACTCGATTTGCTGGCCGCCCGGCGCTGA